In Deinococcus sedimenti, a single genomic region encodes these proteins:
- a CDS encoding ion transporter has protein sequence MSVPSTFREKLHSFLDPSDGAGPAERLFNALLVTLILLTIAVTILGTVPDIAREYGPAIRAFDYVCAVVFGLEYLGRLYVTPLRPGFDGTPRSYLRYATSPLPLIDLLVLISLMVPATTALASLRGLRLLKLLSLLKLGRYSDSLQLIGRVIRQRTGELLSTVLIVLVLVFIAASLLYQVESSAGTKGFESIPQALWWAVVTLTTTGYGDVYPATPLGKAAAGLIMLFGVGMVALPAGMIASGFAEELSRLRQQETAVACCPHCGKALE, from the coding sequence ATGAGTGTACCCTCGACCTTCCGGGAGAAACTGCACTCGTTCCTCGACCCGAGCGACGGGGCGGGTCCCGCCGAGCGGCTGTTCAACGCGCTGCTCGTCACGCTGATCCTGCTGACCATCGCGGTGACGATCCTGGGCACCGTCCCGGACATCGCGCGGGAGTACGGCCCGGCCATCCGCGCGTTCGATTACGTGTGCGCGGTCGTGTTCGGCCTGGAGTACCTGGGGCGACTGTACGTCACGCCGCTGCGGCCCGGCTTCGACGGCACCCCCCGGTCGTACCTGCGCTACGCGACGTCGCCGCTGCCGCTCATCGACCTGCTGGTCCTGATCTCGCTCATGGTGCCCGCCACGACCGCCCTGGCCAGCCTGCGCGGCCTGCGCCTGTTGAAACTGCTGAGCCTGCTGAAACTGGGCCGCTACTCGGACTCGCTGCAGCTGATCGGGCGGGTCATCCGGCAGAGGACAGGGGAGCTGCTGTCCACGGTGCTGATCGTGCTGGTCCTGGTGTTCATCGCCGCCAGCCTGCTGTATCAGGTGGAGTCCAGCGCGGGCACCAAGGGCTTCGAGAGCATCCCGCAGGCGCTGTGGTGGGCGGTCGTCACCCTGACCACCACCGGGTACGGGGACGTGTACCCCGCCACGCCGCTGGGCAAGGCGGCGGCCGGGCTGATCATGCTGTTCGGGGTGGGCATGGTGGCCCTCCCGGCGGGCATGATCGCCAGCGGGTTCGCCGAGGAACTCTCGCGCCTGCGCCAGCAGGAGACCGCAGTGGCGTGCTGCCCGCACTGCGGCAAGGCACTGGAGTAA
- a CDS encoding cob(I)yrinic acid a,c-diamide adenosyltransferase encodes MKLYTKTGDGGTTGLYGADRVSKANIRVEAYGTVDELNSAIGVTRAHGPSQEMDADLEYLQNALFDVGADLATRSGTTYEKKISRMDEQDTAFIEAMIDRYQEGAPPFTGFVHPGGTPVAASLHVARTVARRAEREVIRLLHEEDANAHVQVYLNRLSDLLFVMARAANQAAGVGEHAWLVKGRR; translated from the coding sequence ATGAAGCTCTACACCAAGACCGGGGACGGCGGCACGACCGGCCTGTACGGCGCGGACCGCGTCAGCAAGGCGAACATCCGCGTGGAAGCATACGGCACCGTGGATGAACTGAACAGCGCCATCGGCGTGACCCGCGCGCACGGCCCCAGCCAGGAGATGGACGCCGACCTGGAGTACCTCCAGAACGCCCTGTTCGACGTCGGCGCGGACCTCGCCACCCGCAGCGGCACCACGTACGAGAAGAAGATCAGCCGCATGGACGAACAGGACACCGCGTTCATCGAGGCGATGATCGACCGCTACCAGGAAGGCGCGCCGCCCTTCACGGGCTTCGTGCACCCCGGCGGCACCCCGGTCGCCGCGAGCCTGCACGTCGCCCGTACTGTCGCCCGCCGCGCCGAACGCGAGGTGATCCGCCTGCTGCACGAGGAGGACGCCAACGCGCATGTGCAGGTGTACCTGAACCGCCTGTCGGACCTGCTGTTCGTCATGGCCCGCGCCGCGAACCAGGCCGCCGGGGTGGGGGAACACGCGTGGCTGGTCAAGGGCCGCCGCTGA
- the malQ gene encoding 4-alpha-glucanotransferase, with product MTIPRSSGVLLHPTSLPGPFGIGELGQYARAFVDWLALAGQKYWQVMPLGPTGYGDSPYQAFSAFAGNPYLIDLNALREHGLLEDKDFNVLPEFNPGKVDFGQQYVWRNQMLERAYARYAFGDAQHLKPDFDAFKAEEADWLDDYALFMALKNAHGGLPWNAWESGTRDRHPQVIDSARTRLKEEIERVKFIQFLFFRQWTVLRRYAAEKGIEIIGDIPIFVAMDSSDAWANRDQFYFDDQGQPTVVAGVPPDYFSETGQLWGNPLYNWDVMHRDGYQWWIKRFQGSLKLFDVIRIDHFRGFAASWEIPFPAETAIHGQWVPARGHEMFEAVRDALGTLPIIAEDLGVITPDVEKLRDDFDFPGMAVLQFAFGGGDFSVNDFLPHNLRENQVVYTGTHDNDTTRGWWKAAEELERHNFRVYTSSDPTEETFAAQLTRLAFESRAKLAVVPLQDLMNLGTEARMNLPGTTGPHNWTWRYAAADLRPDLAHTLRALTEATGR from the coding sequence ATGACCATCCCACGATCCAGCGGCGTCCTGCTGCACCCCACCAGCCTCCCCGGCCCGTTCGGCATCGGCGAACTCGGCCAGTACGCCCGCGCGTTCGTCGACTGGCTCGCCCTGGCCGGACAGAAGTACTGGCAGGTCATGCCGCTGGGCCCCACCGGCTACGGCGACAGCCCCTACCAGGCGTTCAGCGCCTTCGCCGGGAACCCCTACCTGATCGACCTGAACGCCCTGCGTGAACACGGCCTGCTCGAGGACAAGGACTTCAACGTCCTGCCCGAATTCAACCCCGGCAAGGTCGACTTCGGCCAGCAGTACGTGTGGCGCAACCAGATGCTCGAACGCGCCTACGCCCGCTACGCCTTCGGGGACGCCCAGCACCTCAAACCCGACTTCGACGCCTTCAAAGCCGAGGAAGCCGACTGGCTGGACGACTACGCGCTGTTCATGGCGCTGAAGAACGCCCACGGCGGCCTGCCCTGGAACGCCTGGGAGTCCGGTACCCGCGACCGCCACCCCCAGGTGATCGACAGCGCCCGCACCCGCCTGAAGGAAGAGATCGAACGGGTCAAATTCATCCAGTTCCTGTTCTTCCGCCAGTGGACGGTCCTGCGCCGCTACGCCGCCGAGAAGGGCATCGAGATCATCGGGGACATCCCGATCTTCGTCGCGATGGACAGCAGTGACGCCTGGGCGAACCGCGACCAGTTCTACTTCGACGACCAGGGCCAGCCCACCGTCGTCGCGGGCGTGCCGCCGGACTACTTCAGCGAGACCGGACAGCTGTGGGGCAACCCCCTGTACAACTGGGACGTCATGCACCGGGACGGCTACCAGTGGTGGATCAAACGCTTCCAGGGCAGCCTGAAACTGTTCGACGTGATCCGCATCGACCACTTCCGCGGCTTCGCGGCCTCCTGGGAGATCCCGTTCCCCGCCGAGACCGCCATCCACGGCCAGTGGGTGCCCGCCAGGGGACACGAGATGTTCGAGGCCGTCCGTGACGCGCTGGGCACCCTGCCGATCATCGCGGAGGACCTGGGCGTCATCACGCCCGACGTGGAGAAACTCCGCGACGACTTCGACTTCCCCGGCATGGCTGTCCTGCAGTTCGCGTTCGGCGGCGGGGACTTCAGCGTGAACGACTTCCTGCCGCACAACCTGCGGGAGAATCAGGTCGTGTACACCGGCACGCACGACAACGACACCACCCGCGGCTGGTGGAAGGCGGCCGAAGAACTCGAACGGCACAACTTCCGCGTGTACACCAGCAGCGACCCCACCGAGGAGACCTTCGCGGCGCAGCTGACCCGACTGGCCTTCGAGAGCCGCGCCAAACTGGCCGTCGTGCCCCTGCAGGACCTCATGAACCTCGGCACCGAGGCCCGCATGAACCTCCCCGGCACCACCGGCCCGCACAACTGGACGTGGCGTTACGCCGCCGCCGACCTCCGCCCCGACCTCGCCCACACCCTGCGGGCACTGACCGAAGCCACCGGACGGTAA
- a CDS encoding S1C family serine protease, whose protein sequence is MNKTLSILALTGSLVLGGLVGYDIRERNAAPQATATAAQEQTADATSGQMVQTLAQPYDNARARTESEANTVQIVKERRDGLVFISVTEQDSSSAQAQLRQRLQQQLPFDFGLPDDRQGQARTGTGSGFFVTSGGDIITNNHVVEGASEITVRLHGSKKTYKAKVVARAPDFDLALIRAEGVPSSEIKALPLGNSDQLDVGLKAIAMGAPFGLDFSVSEGIISSLERQVPVGTKGVNQNVIQTDAAINPGNSGGPLLNSAGQVIGVNTQILTGGIGQSAGVGFAIPVNTVKKLLPELQAGKGTVIQTPSLGVGISDVASLSAAERKQANLPEQGVLIGRVYQGSPAAAAGLKGSRTITDESTGQRTTLPGDVITAVDGQPLTGVEQLPQQIISRRIGETVTLTVIRDGQKRDVKVTLKAFDLAAAAQREDAQEQ, encoded by the coding sequence ATGAACAAGACCCTGTCCATCCTGGCACTCACCGGCTCCCTGGTCCTCGGCGGACTGGTCGGCTACGACATCCGCGAGCGGAACGCCGCCCCGCAGGCCACGGCAACTGCCGCACAGGAACAGACCGCCGATGCGACGTCCGGTCAGATGGTGCAGACCCTCGCGCAGCCCTACGACAACGCCAGGGCCCGCACGGAATCCGAGGCGAACACCGTGCAGATCGTCAAGGAGCGACGGGACGGCCTCGTGTTCATCAGCGTCACGGAACAGGACTCCAGCAGCGCCCAGGCCCAGCTGCGCCAGCGCCTGCAACAGCAGCTGCCCTTCGACTTCGGCCTGCCGGACGACCGTCAGGGTCAGGCGCGGACCGGGACCGGCAGCGGCTTCTTCGTGACCAGTGGGGGAGACATCATCACGAACAATCACGTGGTCGAGGGGGCCAGCGAGATCACGGTCCGCCTGCACGGCAGCAAGAAGACCTACAAGGCGAAGGTCGTCGCCCGCGCCCCTGACTTCGACCTCGCCCTGATCCGCGCCGAGGGCGTCCCCAGCAGCGAGATCAAGGCGCTGCCGCTCGGCAACAGCGACCAGCTGGACGTGGGCCTGAAGGCCATCGCCATGGGCGCCCCGTTCGGGCTGGACTTCAGCGTCTCCGAGGGCATCATCAGCAGCCTGGAACGGCAGGTGCCGGTCGGCACGAAGGGCGTGAACCAGAACGTCATCCAGACCGACGCCGCCATCAACCCCGGCAACAGCGGCGGCCCGCTGCTGAACAGCGCCGGTCAGGTCATCGGCGTGAACACCCAGATCCTCACCGGTGGCATCGGCCAGAGCGCCGGGGTGGGCTTCGCGATTCCCGTGAACACCGTCAAGAAACTCCTGCCGGAACTGCAGGCCGGGAAGGGCACCGTCATCCAGACGCCCAGCCTGGGCGTGGGGATCAGCGACGTCGCCAGCCTGAGCGCCGCCGAGCGCAAGCAGGCGAACCTGCCCGAGCAGGGCGTCCTGATCGGCCGCGTGTACCAGGGCAGCCCGGCCGCCGCCGCCGGCCTGAAAGGCAGCCGGACCATCACCGACGAGTCCACCGGTCAGCGCACCACCCTGCCCGGCGACGTGATCACCGCCGTGGACGGCCAGCCCCTCACGGGCGTGGAGCAGCTGCCGCAGCAGATCATCAGCCGCAGGATCGGCGAGACCGTTACCCTGACCGTCATCCGTGACGGGCAGAAGCGCGACGTGAAGGTCACCCTGAAAGCCTTCGATCTGGCCGCCGCCGCGCAGCGTGAGGATGCGCAGGAACAGTAA
- a CDS encoding S41 family peptidase gives MNAKRMTAVGAALAATAAVAYAQMGGYTPVNLSSSKEGRSLIQVLNDLNRYYLYQVDQDKVLRGAITGALGSLGDEFTYYSEPEDNAIDAANLQGEFFGIGVTLVAANADGTGGKIDNVFKTGAASTAGVQIGDVFLKIGDKDVSSVKLNEIVRLVRGEKGTPVTVTFARDGKPYTVKMERQPVQIVSVEQTVLPGNVGYIALNTFYNEKASEQFRAAVADMKKKNVQKLILDLRDNGGGLLNAGVDVADQFLQSGPIVSLRDRAKNTQVFGSATNSPTDYTGKLVVLVNKNSASASEVVSGALQDTGRAKIIGEQTFGKGVAQTPITLPDGGKAAIVSNEWLTPKGRQIHKKGVTPDVEVKDTRFTTPVNFSGSGVKPGEKLTLTVEGKPVTVTADKDGKFSYTGEVKRPTRSAQQGEAVVDVVNDAILKKAIEVLGQ, from the coding sequence GTGAACGCGAAACGCATGACCGCCGTGGGCGCCGCGCTGGCCGCAACCGCCGCCGTCGCCTACGCCCAGATGGGCGGCTACACGCCCGTCAACCTGAGCAGCAGCAAGGAGGGCAGGAGCCTCATCCAGGTGCTGAACGACCTGAACCGCTATTACCTGTACCAGGTGGACCAGGACAAGGTCCTGCGCGGCGCCATCACCGGCGCGCTGGGCAGCCTGGGGGACGAATTCACCTACTACAGCGAACCCGAGGACAACGCGATCGACGCCGCGAACCTCCAGGGCGAATTCTTCGGGATCGGGGTGACGCTGGTCGCGGCGAACGCCGACGGCACGGGCGGCAAGATCGACAACGTCTTCAAGACCGGCGCGGCCTCCACCGCCGGCGTGCAGATCGGGGACGTGTTCCTGAAGATCGGCGACAAGGACGTCAGCAGCGTCAAACTGAACGAGATCGTGCGCCTCGTGCGCGGCGAGAAGGGCACCCCGGTGACCGTGACCTTCGCCCGTGACGGCAAACCGTACACCGTGAAGATGGAACGCCAGCCCGTGCAGATCGTCAGCGTGGAACAGACCGTCCTGCCCGGCAACGTGGGGTACATCGCGCTGAACACCTTCTACAACGAGAAGGCCAGCGAGCAGTTCCGCGCCGCTGTGGCCGACATGAAGAAGAAGAACGTGCAGAAACTGATTCTCGACCTGCGCGACAACGGCGGCGGCCTCCTGAACGCCGGGGTGGACGTCGCCGACCAGTTCCTGCAGAGCGGCCCGATCGTCAGCCTGCGCGACCGCGCGAAGAACACGCAGGTGTTCGGCAGCGCCACCAACAGCCCCACCGACTACACCGGGAAGCTGGTCGTGCTGGTCAACAAGAACAGCGCCAGCGCCAGCGAGGTCGTGTCCGGCGCGCTACAGGACACGGGCCGCGCGAAGATCATCGGCGAGCAGACCTTCGGCAAGGGCGTCGCGCAGACCCCCATCACCCTGCCCGACGGCGGGAAGGCCGCCATCGTCAGCAACGAGTGGCTGACCCCCAAGGGCCGCCAGATTCACAAGAAGGGCGTCACGCCCGACGTGGAAGTCAAGGACACCCGCTTCACCACGCCCGTGAACTTCAGCGGCAGCGGCGTGAAACCCGGCGAGAAACTCACGCTGACCGTCGAGGGCAAACCCGTGACCGTCACCGCCGACAAGGACGGCAAGTTCAGCTACACCGGCGAGGTCAAGCGCCCCACCCGCAGCGCCCAGCAGGGCGAGGCGGTCGTGGACGTCGTGAACGACGCCATCCTGAAGAAGGCCATCGAGGTGCTGGGTCAGTAA
- the ftsE gene encoding cell division ATP-binding protein FtsE, with the protein MIDFKHVTLEYPVTRTLALDDVSLNIGKGEFVYLVGHSGAGKSSFMNLVLKRALPSRGEVRVAGEPLSAYRGRRTSLLRRRMGTVFQDNLLLPHLNAFDNVAFALRVTGVPQREWPQRVTAALRTVGLEHKKYALPLQLSLGEQQRVAIARAIVGNPPLLLADEPTGNLDPDNSREVLKVLQNVNLRGTTVIVATHAKDLVETFRHRTLTLRKGKLVRDDPYGGYAL; encoded by the coding sequence GTGATCGATTTCAAGCACGTGACCCTGGAGTACCCCGTGACCCGCACCCTCGCCCTGGATGACGTGTCGCTGAACATCGGCAAGGGCGAATTCGTGTACCTCGTCGGGCATTCCGGCGCCGGCAAGAGCAGCTTCATGAATCTGGTGCTGAAGCGGGCGCTGCCCAGCCGCGGCGAGGTCCGCGTGGCGGGCGAGCCGCTCTCCGCGTACCGGGGTAGGCGCACGTCACTGCTGCGCCGCCGCATGGGCACAGTGTTTCAGGACAACCTGCTGCTGCCGCACCTGAACGCCTTCGACAACGTCGCGTTCGCGCTGCGCGTGACGGGCGTGCCGCAGCGCGAGTGGCCGCAGCGGGTCACGGCGGCCCTGCGCACCGTGGGTCTGGAGCACAAGAAATACGCGCTGCCGCTGCAGCTGTCGCTGGGCGAGCAGCAGCGCGTGGCGATCGCGCGGGCCATCGTCGGGAACCCGCCCCTGCTGCTGGCGGACGAACCGACCGGCAACCTCGACCCGGACAACAGCCGCGAGGTGCTGAAGGTCCTGCAGAACGTGAACCTGCGCGGCACGACCGTGATCGTCGCCACGCACGCCAAAGACCTCGTGGAGACGTTCCGGCACCGCACGCTGACGCTCCGGAAGGGCAAACTGGTCCGCGACGACCCGTACGGCGGGTACGCGCTGTGA
- a CDS encoding cell division protein FtsX, with amino-acid sequence MKYHLRQALLAMRGNVTATLATLMTMTLTLLMLGFVLLLTLNVNRTIEQLESQVEVAAFLRPDAQDEALLAQARAIPQVREARLVTSEEVLTEMTQDSPFARDAAELVGNPYPDTLRLRVARVGDTRTVATQIGALPGVEDVEYGAGYVDSTVRTLSAVRLAGYLLVGLLLLGTLFNILNAVRVAMYARRDEISVMRLLGATRGFIRMPHVLEGLIVGSLAAALALAILTPAYLSLTQRVQQLAPVFPVVRDPGTLAPLLGGVACLGILIGLLGSIFATRRYLQELE; translated from the coding sequence ATGAAGTACCACCTGAGGCAGGCGCTGCTGGCCATGCGCGGCAACGTCACCGCGACCCTGGCCACCCTGATGACCATGACGCTGACCCTGCTGATGCTGGGCTTCGTGCTGCTGCTCACGCTGAACGTGAACCGCACCATTGAGCAGCTCGAATCCCAGGTTGAGGTCGCAGCCTTCCTGCGCCCGGACGCGCAGGACGAGGCGCTGCTCGCGCAGGCGCGTGCCATTCCGCAGGTGCGGGAGGCCCGGCTGGTGACGAGCGAGGAGGTCCTGACCGAGATGACCCAGGACTCCCCGTTCGCGCGGGACGCGGCTGAACTGGTCGGGAATCCCTACCCGGACACGCTGCGCCTGCGGGTCGCGCGGGTCGGTGACACCCGAACGGTCGCCACGCAGATCGGTGCGCTGCCCGGCGTGGAGGACGTCGAGTACGGCGCCGGGTACGTGGACTCCACGGTCCGCACCCTCAGCGCCGTGCGGCTGGCCGGTTACCTGCTGGTAGGCCTGCTGCTGCTGGGAACCCTGTTCAACATTCTGAACGCAGTGCGGGTGGCCATGTACGCCCGCCGGGACGAGATCAGCGTGATGCGCCTGCTGGGCGCCACGCGCGGGTTCATCCGCATGCCGCACGTGCTGGAGGGCCTGATCGTGGGATCCCTGGCGGCCGCCCTGGCGCTGGCGATCCTGACCCCGGCGTACCTGAGCCTCACGCAGCGTGTGCAGCAGCTCGCGCCGGTCTTCCCCGTCGTGCGCGATCCGGGTACGCTGGCCCCGCTGCTGGGCGGCGTGGCGTGCCTGGGCATCCTGATCGGTCTGCTGGGCAGCATCTTCGCCACGCGCCGCTACCTGCAGGAGCTGGAGTGA
- a CDS encoding murein hydrolase activator EnvC family protein encodes MTARPARAAALILLLGVAAAQDTSARLDQLQQQLQQQRQLSVQKAQELAAARARIENLTAQQRQTLTQLDDLARQTAQLENELATVTARVALAERQLADTTQQLTVTRAQVERLQGDVREVMALIYRQRSGQYLQLLSQSRSLSDLLIRLRYTNMAGAFQTQVLAGLKGQITALRDQERVQKQQAASLRTLQTQRAGKLTALQAQRARQNALLAQLRASEQGQRTLAAQRSAEQALAAQQVDQLVGQVVAERERLEAERQRRLEEERRRREAEARRIREAQERARQEAARLAQLRAAQLRQAQVAAARQAQQAQQARTAQLQREQADRAARLQREQQALAQRQVQVQEAQQQVEQQLAPLPPVSSPAGFPLPGGRVLAPFGANGAPWTVLTGAQQVVAADGGNVLAVTSYASLGWVVLIDHGGSVSAYLGLRDPLISVGNRVARGTPLGAVGGSSIIGPGNMAFQLRQGGQPVAPGF; translated from the coding sequence GTGACCGCACGCCCGGCACGCGCGGCGGCCCTGATCCTGCTGCTGGGCGTGGCGGCCGCGCAGGACACCAGCGCCCGCCTGGACCAGTTGCAGCAGCAGTTGCAGCAGCAGCGGCAGCTCAGCGTACAGAAGGCGCAGGAACTGGCAGCGGCCCGCGCCCGCATCGAGAACCTCACGGCGCAGCAGCGGCAGACCCTGACACAACTCGACGATCTGGCCCGGCAGACCGCCCAGCTGGAGAACGAACTCGCGACCGTTACGGCCCGGGTGGCGCTGGCGGAACGGCAGCTGGCCGACACCACCCAGCAGCTGACCGTCACGCGCGCGCAGGTCGAGCGGCTACAGGGCGATGTGCGCGAGGTCATGGCCCTGATCTACCGCCAGCGCAGCGGGCAGTACCTGCAGCTGCTCTCGCAGTCGCGCAGCCTGTCGGACCTCCTGATCCGCCTGCGGTACACCAACATGGCCGGCGCGTTCCAGACCCAGGTGCTGGCCGGCCTGAAGGGCCAGATCACGGCCCTGCGCGATCAGGAACGCGTTCAGAAACAGCAGGCCGCCAGTCTCAGGACCCTGCAGACGCAGCGGGCGGGCAAACTGACGGCGCTGCAGGCGCAGCGCGCCCGGCAGAACGCCCTGCTGGCCCAGCTGCGGGCCAGTGAGCAGGGCCAGCGGACCCTGGCGGCCCAGCGGTCCGCGGAGCAGGCGCTGGCCGCGCAGCAGGTCGATCAACTGGTCGGTCAGGTCGTTGCGGAGCGCGAACGGCTGGAGGCCGAGCGGCAGCGCCGCCTGGAAGAGGAACGTCGCCGCCGCGAGGCCGAGGCGCGGCGCATCCGCGAGGCGCAGGAACGCGCCCGGCAGGAGGCGGCCCGTCTGGCTCAGCTGCGGGCCGCTCAGCTGCGGCAGGCGCAGGTGGCTGCGGCCCGGCAGGCGCAACAGGCTCAGCAGGCCAGGACCGCGCAGCTTCAGCGGGAGCAGGCGGACCGGGCAGCACGCCTGCAGCGTGAACAGCAGGCGCTGGCGCAGCGTCAGGTGCAGGTGCAGGAGGCGCAGCAGCAGGTCGAGCAGCAGCTGGCGCCGCTGCCGCCGGTCAGCAGTCCTGCCGGGTTCCCGCTGCCGGGCGGGCGGGTCCTGGCACCCTTCGGAGCGAACGGCGCCCCCTGGACGGTCCTGACCGGCGCGCAGCAGGTGGTGGCGGCCGACGGGGGCAACGTCCTGGCCGTCACGTCGTACGCGTCACTGGGATGGGTCGTTCTGATCGATCACGGCGGCAGTGTCAGCGCCTACCTGGGCCTGCGTGACCCGCTGATCAGCGTGGGGAACCGCGTGGCACGCGGCACGCCCCTGGGGGCGGTGGGGGGCAGCTCGATCATCGGACCGGGCAACATGGCCTTCCAGCTGCGGCAGGGTGGGCAGCCCGTCGCGCCAGGTTTCTGA
- the rpsP gene encoding 30S ribosomal protein S16: MVKIRLSRFGSTHNPHYRIVVTDARRPRDGGYIENLGHYDPRKTTENYLKVNVERAQYWLANGAQPTQTARRLLKSQGVKVS; encoded by the coding sequence ATGGTCAAGATTCGCCTGTCCCGTTTCGGTTCCACCCACAACCCCCACTACCGCATCGTCGTCACCGACGCGCGCCGTCCCCGTGACGGTGGGTACATCGAGAACCTGGGTCACTACGACCCCCGCAAGACCACCGAGAACTACCTGAAGGTGAACGTCGAGCGCGCCCAGTACTGGCTCGCCAACGGCGCCCAGCCCACCCAGACCGCCCGCCGCCTGCTCAAGAGCCAGGGCGTCAAGGTTTCCTGA
- a CDS encoding divergent PAP2 family protein gives MNTFADLLSNRWLWVAVLSSTFAQVAKVLLILLIERRWRPGAFMETGGMPSSHSAMVAALTTGVGITEGVGHPLFAACAVFALIVMYDATGVRHSSGQQARLLNDLVEELRAVVREGFAPLPLRVLMGHTYLEVLVGTLLGIAAGFIAFSR, from the coding sequence GTGAACACGTTCGCTGACCTGCTGAGCAACCGCTGGCTGTGGGTGGCCGTGCTGAGCAGCACGTTCGCGCAGGTCGCCAAGGTCCTGCTGATCCTGCTGATCGAACGGCGCTGGCGGCCCGGGGCGTTCATGGAGACCGGCGGCATGCCCAGCAGCCACTCCGCGATGGTGGCCGCCCTGACGACCGGCGTGGGCATCACCGAGGGCGTCGGGCACCCCCTGTTCGCTGCGTGCGCCGTGTTCGCCCTGATCGTCATGTACGACGCGACCGGCGTGCGCCACAGCAGCGGCCAGCAGGCCCGACTGCTGAACGACCTCGTCGAGGAGCTGCGCGCCGTGGTCCGCGAGGGCTTCGCGCCCCTGCCCCTGCGGGTCCTGATGGGGCACACCTACCTGGAGGTCCTGGTGGGTACGCTGCTGGGCATCGCCGCCGGGTTCATCGCCTTCAGCCGCTGA
- the folD gene encoding bifunctional methylenetetrahydrofolate dehydrogenase/methenyltetrahydrofolate cyclohydrolase FolD translates to MTPGTARVLGGPPAAAALLTEAGRRAGRLPRPPHLALVRVGEDPASVSYVRGKAQKAAEVGLSSHVHALPEATTQAELLALVETLNADPAVNGILVQLPLPAHLNPEPVLLALDPAKDVDGLHPANTGALWNNHAGLRPCTPAGIMALLAHHGVTVAGQRTVVVGRSALVGRPVAGLLLNADATVTVAHRATPDLGAVTREADLLIVAAGQVHLITPDMVRPGAVVVDVGIHRVPTESGKGRLTGDVHPDVAQVAAALTPVPGGVGPMTVAQLLMNTVIAAERQHARAPHPEVSGEHVR, encoded by the coding sequence GTGACCCCGGGGACCGCCCGGGTCCTCGGCGGACCGCCCGCCGCCGCCGCGCTGCTGACCGAGGCCGGACGCCGCGCCGGGCGGCTGCCCCGCCCCCCTCACCTCGCCCTGGTGCGGGTGGGGGAGGACCCCGCCAGCGTGTCCTACGTGCGCGGCAAGGCGCAGAAGGCCGCCGAGGTCGGGCTGAGCAGCCACGTGCACGCCCTGCCCGAGGCGACCACCCAGGCCGAACTGCTGGCCCTGGTGGAGACGCTGAATGCCGACCCGGCCGTGAATGGCATTCTGGTGCAGCTGCCCCTGCCCGCGCACCTGAACCCGGAGCCCGTGCTGCTGGCCCTGGACCCCGCCAAGGACGTGGACGGCCTGCACCCCGCGAACACCGGCGCGCTGTGGAACAACCACGCCGGGCTGCGCCCCTGCACCCCGGCAGGCATCATGGCCCTGCTGGCCCACCACGGCGTGACCGTGGCCGGGCAGCGGACCGTCGTGGTGGGCCGCAGCGCCCTGGTGGGCCGCCCCGTTGCGGGCCTGCTGCTGAACGCGGACGCCACCGTGACTGTCGCGCACCGCGCCACCCCCGACCTGGGGGCCGTCACGCGCGAGGCAGACCTGCTGATCGTCGCGGCCGGGCAGGTCCACCTGATCACCCCAGACATGGTGCGGCCCGGCGCAGTCGTCGTGGACGTCGGCATCCACCGCGTTCCCACCGAGAGCGGAAAGGGTCGGCTGACCGGGGACGTGCACCCAGACGTGGCGCAGGTGGCCGCGGCACTGACGCCCGTACCCGGCGGCGTGGGCCCCATGACCGTGGCGCAGCTCCTGATGAACACCGTGATCGCCGCCGAACGGCAGCACGCCCGCGCCCCCCACCCCGAGGTGTCCGGTGAACACGTTCGCTGA